From a region of the Tenggerimyces flavus genome:
- a CDS encoding class I SAM-dependent methyltransferase, with the protein MWACTHEGRQAELHRRGRGGASGGYTRAHRFADAARGIPFFEVDHPSTSDWKQQTMRGLPQLSAEVHYVTMDFTTDSLLESLPAAGAALDRVTLFLWEGVTPYLTEPAVNETLNAIREFAPGSSVVHARRPVS; encoded by the coding sequence CTGTGGGCGTGCACGCATGAGGGACGGCAAGCGGAGCTACACCGCCGAGGGCGTGGCGGCGCTTCGGGCGGCTACACGCGGGCCCACCGGTTCGCCGACGCCGCGCGCGGGATCCCGTTCTTCGAGGTCGACCATCCGTCGACGAGCGACTGGAAGCAACAGACGATGCGCGGCCTCCCGCAGCTGTCCGCCGAGGTCCACTACGTCACGATGGACTTCACCACCGACTCGCTGCTCGAGTCGCTCCCCGCGGCGGGCGCCGCGCTGGACCGCGTGACTCTGTTCCTGTGGGAGGGCGTCACGCCGTACCTCACCGAGCCGGCCGTGAACGAGACCCTCAACGCCATCAGGGAGTTCGCGCCCGGCTCGAGCGTCGTCCACGCCCGCAGGCCGGTCAGCTAG
- a CDS encoding DUF7402 domain-containing protein, whose product MRIGTFATVLTLLGALLWAASPPPIAQAAVTATADFSVDAGPGHAEVFGSGINVPRLTDTNKIETLHQTGTRFIRGDAYLDDILPKDTSIAGYLEAMPSGTGVADPTTWDWSKYAWVDEHHKRGAKIVLILAYNISWLSANGKQFGPPNGPDGYRVYGDVVGKIYRHFKDKVHLVEVWNEPDLDIFLDLPDGTTMAQRIEVYTKIYETAADAVQAADPHSDVPIGGPVMSHPNVGLQWIDKLLRDTRVKDDINFLSYHVYNHYDSFRDEQVTQWKQAARDLGKGEDFPVYVTEWNWDPVYGDVPMNGNHPHTISYAAWRLSTFLKQHTNGTNYFADNDEAEVPEFFGVHRNGMLPPKARVYRLMSVDLGLGAGASRLRPMTYPTSISSAGAAMNANGDRVAWLVNDGTAPLEVELNLTGLGSATSTTATVFEASPIQPTTAPKTSVPLQVTGGAARLDVAVPAKSLIGVRLGATPIADVENLARTATVTPSSVSAEAPQLAGPNVVDGVVGIHARGEWASHRELRPSITLSWPTPQTIGQVVLYDRANPTDRINAGRVVFSDGSVVDVPALVNDGVTGKAISFPARTATSVRLEVTNGAGSNVGLSELQVFAGDNVAREGTLTTSTQADLGPRGQLRATDGNSTSTGEWVSTETNPWVQVSWVNSHQIDRVVLHDRVSTASNVNGGTLTFSDGSSVAVSGVPANGAAKVVSFPPKSVTSVRFQAAGGTGSGNGLAELRILSAGNLASSAVATASSSAGDPGLGPSAAVDGVVNQWFAGEWASNGQLNPSFRLTWTTPQTLGQVVLYDRNNLVDHAPGGTLVFSDGSQEPVSGIDNTGVGKPVPFSPRTVTWLEFHPAVGRGLNVGLSEVEAFATRPS is encoded by the coding sequence ATGCGCATCGGCACGTTCGCCACCGTCCTCACCTTGCTCGGCGCCCTGCTCTGGGCCGCGTCCCCACCACCGATCGCCCAGGCGGCCGTCACGGCGACCGCGGACTTCTCCGTCGACGCCGGACCGGGTCACGCCGAGGTGTTCGGCTCGGGCATCAACGTGCCGAGGCTGACCGACACCAACAAGATCGAGACGCTCCACCAGACCGGCACGAGGTTCATCCGCGGCGACGCGTATCTGGACGACATCCTGCCGAAGGACACCTCGATCGCCGGCTACCTCGAGGCCATGCCGTCCGGTACCGGCGTGGCCGACCCGACGACGTGGGACTGGAGCAAGTACGCCTGGGTCGACGAGCACCACAAGCGCGGAGCGAAGATCGTGCTGATCCTCGCCTACAACATCAGTTGGCTCAGTGCCAACGGCAAGCAGTTCGGGCCGCCGAACGGGCCGGACGGGTACCGGGTGTACGGGGACGTCGTCGGCAAGATCTACCGGCATTTCAAGGACAAAGTGCATCTGGTCGAGGTGTGGAACGAGCCCGACCTGGACATCTTCCTCGACCTCCCCGACGGAACCACGATGGCGCAGCGGATCGAGGTCTACACCAAGATCTACGAGACCGCCGCCGATGCTGTTCAGGCCGCCGATCCCCACTCCGACGTCCCGATCGGCGGACCGGTGATGTCCCATCCCAACGTGGGCCTGCAGTGGATCGACAAGCTGCTGCGCGACACGCGAGTGAAGGACGACATCAACTTCCTGAGCTACCACGTCTACAACCACTACGACAGCTTCCGGGACGAGCAGGTGACGCAGTGGAAGCAGGCCGCACGTGACCTCGGCAAGGGCGAGGACTTCCCCGTCTACGTGACGGAATGGAACTGGGACCCGGTGTACGGCGACGTGCCGATGAACGGCAACCACCCGCACACGATCAGCTACGCGGCCTGGCGGCTCAGCACGTTCCTCAAGCAGCACACGAACGGGACCAACTACTTCGCCGACAACGACGAGGCGGAGGTCCCGGAGTTCTTCGGCGTGCACCGCAACGGCATGCTGCCGCCGAAGGCGCGCGTCTACCGGCTGATGTCGGTCGACCTCGGCCTCGGTGCCGGTGCGAGCCGGCTGCGGCCGATGACGTACCCGACGTCGATCAGCAGCGCCGGTGCCGCGATGAACGCGAACGGCGATCGCGTTGCCTGGTTGGTGAACGACGGCACCGCGCCGCTCGAGGTCGAGCTCAACCTCACCGGGCTCGGCTCGGCGACGTCCACGACGGCGACGGTCTTCGAGGCCAGCCCGATCCAGCCGACGACCGCACCGAAGACGTCCGTGCCGTTGCAGGTGACCGGGGGAGCGGCGCGTCTCGATGTCGCCGTTCCAGCCAAGTCGCTCATCGGCGTACGGCTCGGCGCGACGCCGATCGCCGACGTCGAGAACCTCGCCCGTACCGCCACGGTCACGCCGTCGTCGGTCTCCGCGGAGGCTCCCCAGCTGGCCGGACCGAACGTCGTCGACGGCGTCGTCGGTATCCACGCGCGCGGCGAATGGGCGTCCCACCGCGAGCTCAGGCCGAGCATCACACTCTCCTGGCCGACGCCGCAGACGATCGGTCAGGTCGTGCTGTACGACCGCGCCAACCCGACCGATCGCATCAACGCGGGGAGGGTCGTGTTCAGCGACGGCAGCGTCGTCGACGTTCCCGCGCTGGTGAACGATGGCGTTACTGGCAAGGCGATCTCGTTCCCGGCGCGAACGGCCACCTCGGTGCGCCTGGAGGTGACGAACGGGGCCGGCTCGAACGTCGGCCTGTCCGAGCTGCAGGTGTTCGCCGGCGACAACGTCGCCCGCGAAGGGACGCTGACCACGTCGACGCAGGCGGACCTCGGCCCGCGCGGCCAGCTCCGCGCGACCGACGGAAACTCCACCAGCACAGGCGAATGGGTGTCGACAGAGACCAACCCCTGGGTTCAGGTCAGCTGGGTGAACAGCCACCAGATCGACCGCGTCGTCCTGCACGACCGGGTGAGCACGGCGAGCAACGTGAACGGCGGCACGCTGACGTTCAGCGACGGCTCGTCGGTCGCGGTGTCCGGCGTTCCGGCGAACGGAGCGGCGAAGGTCGTGTCGTTCCCGCCGAAGTCCGTGACCTCGGTGCGTTTCCAGGCCGCGGGCGGAACGGGATCGGGCAACGGACTAGCCGAGCTGCGGATCCTGAGCGCGGGCAACCTGGCCTCGAGCGCGGTGGCGACGGCGTCGAGCTCGGCCGGCGACCCCGGCCTTGGCCCATCGGCGGCCGTGGACGGTGTCGTCAACCAGTGGTTCGCCGGCGAGTGGGCCTCGAACGGTCAGCTCAATCCCTCGTTCCGGCTGACCTGGACGACGCCGCAGACGCTTGGGCAGGTCGTGCTGTACGACCGGAACAACCTCGTCGACCACGCGCCGGGCGGGACGCTCGTGTTCAGCGACGGCAGTCAGGAGCCCGTGAGCGGAATCGACAACACCGGTGTGGGAAAGCCGGTCCCGTTCTCGCCTCGGACCGTCACCTGGCTGGAGTTCCATCCCGCCGTTGGGAGAGGTCTGAACGTCGGCCTGTCCGAGGTGGAGGCGTTCGCCACGCGGCCTAGCTGA
- a CDS encoding GntR family transcriptional regulator: MSDDSLPRYQQVKRELRAAIERGEYVPDQPFVSQRGVCERFDVSTTTAIRALNDLVAEGILVRRQGRGTYVADRSSSAVVAPERPARSSRTSVACVIHGQGPMRANVIAGVESVCSDLGAELLLFHSKDSLAGQERALERAHEGGVSGVVLYPVQGSSPSPALAALERQNVPVVMVDRYLPTVASDTVTVDHFAVGYDLSTHLIAQGHERMALLWDETDCTSVRERLSGHLQALRKHDVRERPDLTVLTAHQRLDRPARVARLAELLEHPEPPTVLICSHGYTVATAAADLASMGIEVPGQVELAGMDDAGPLDILPLTIAAAVVPAEELGRQSTLLLASRIDGSLDDSPRRVVLPISLRTRDTARGYLQVVAGTA, encoded by the coding sequence ATGAGCGACGACTCTCTGCCGCGCTACCAGCAGGTCAAGCGCGAGCTCCGGGCGGCGATCGAACGCGGTGAGTACGTTCCGGACCAGCCGTTCGTCAGCCAGCGCGGCGTCTGCGAGCGGTTCGACGTGAGTACGACGACCGCGATCCGCGCGCTGAACGACCTGGTCGCCGAGGGGATCCTGGTCCGGCGGCAGGGCCGTGGCACGTACGTCGCGGACCGCTCGAGCTCGGCGGTCGTCGCTCCCGAGCGCCCGGCGCGGTCGTCACGTACGTCGGTCGCCTGCGTCATCCACGGGCAGGGCCCGATGCGGGCGAACGTGATCGCCGGCGTGGAGTCGGTCTGCTCCGACCTCGGCGCGGAGCTGCTCCTGTTCCACAGCAAGGACTCCCTCGCTGGCCAGGAGCGGGCGCTGGAACGCGCGCACGAGGGCGGCGTCAGCGGGGTCGTGCTCTATCCCGTTCAGGGCAGCTCCCCTTCGCCCGCGCTCGCGGCGCTCGAGCGGCAGAACGTTCCGGTCGTGATGGTCGACCGCTACCTGCCGACGGTCGCCTCCGACACCGTGACCGTCGACCACTTCGCCGTCGGGTACGACCTGTCCACGCACCTGATCGCGCAGGGCCACGAGCGGATGGCGCTGCTGTGGGACGAGACCGATTGCACCAGCGTGCGCGAACGGCTGAGCGGACATCTGCAGGCGCTGCGGAAGCACGACGTACGGGAACGTCCCGACCTCACCGTGCTGACCGCGCACCAACGTCTCGACCGGCCGGCACGCGTCGCCCGGCTGGCGGAGCTGCTCGAACACCCGGAGCCGCCGACGGTGCTGATCTGCTCGCACGGCTACACCGTGGCCACCGCCGCGGCCGACCTCGCCTCGATGGGCATCGAGGTGCCGGGCCAGGTCGAGCTGGCCGGCATGGACGACGCCGGCCCGCTCGACATCCTGCCGCTGACAATCGCCGCCGCCGTCGTCCCCGCCGAGGAACTGGGCCGGCAGAGCACGCTGCTGCTCGCGTCCCGGATCGACGGCTCCCTCGACGACAGTCCCCGGCGGGTCGTCCTCCCGATCAGCCTGCGCACCCGCGACACCGCACGCGGCTACTTGCAGGTGGTGGCGGGGACGGCTTAG
- a CDS encoding HNH endonuclease signature motif containing protein — protein MESTTCSNTIGTAGGVSAWSMSDDQLTTALLDNATQLNQLQGRQLELIREAEARNLGVTAGAANTAQWVAGRLRVPTAEAGAMVKLASHLDAELPATARALASGEISLPQVRVISRVVTMLPSHIATPELRSEVEATLLKNAAAFDPKVLSKVGNRLLETVAPDLADQVLELKLKQEEASAERDRFLRMSFDATSGTWRVTARLPKVVGERLKLVLDPLAAPQPGPDGRDTRFPEQRNVDALDEACRRLLAERLVPSHGGNPTQVVVTVTQTGGRTLHTGIELSRRLVEQLMCEADRTYLVKPEDQPGRVSLLTDTQQRLFQGKLRRLLELRDGGCAFPGCDRPPGWCHAHHVTPWSKGGPTTRDNGVLLCGYHHRLIHQGTWQVRIALDGLPEFLPPDWIDPHQQPLRNHRLTPAA, from the coding sequence ATGGAATCGACCACCTGCTCGAACACCATCGGCACCGCCGGTGGTGTGTCGGCGTGGTCGATGTCCGATGACCAACTCACCACCGCACTTCTCGACAACGCCACCCAGCTGAACCAGCTCCAGGGCCGCCAGCTCGAGCTCATCCGCGAAGCCGAGGCCCGCAACCTTGGTGTCACGGCTGGTGCGGCGAACACCGCGCAGTGGGTCGCTGGTCGGCTTCGGGTCCCGACGGCTGAGGCGGGGGCGATGGTGAAGCTGGCCTCTCATCTCGACGCCGAGTTGCCCGCCACCGCGCGGGCGCTTGCTAGCGGCGAGATTTCTCTTCCACAGGTGCGGGTGATCTCCCGGGTCGTGACGATGCTGCCCTCCCACATCGCCACCCCGGAGCTCCGCTCCGAGGTGGAGGCGACCCTGCTGAAGAATGCCGCCGCCTTCGACCCCAAAGTCTTGTCGAAGGTCGGGAACAGGCTCTTGGAGACCGTCGCTCCGGACCTCGCTGACCAGGTCCTGGAACTGAAGCTCAAACAGGAAGAGGCCAGCGCCGAACGGGACCGGTTCCTGCGTATGTCCTTCGACGCCACGTCGGGGACGTGGCGGGTCACCGCCCGGCTCCCGAAGGTGGTCGGGGAACGCCTCAAGCTGGTTCTCGATCCGTTGGCTGCGCCGCAGCCTGGACCCGACGGGCGTGACACCCGGTTCCCCGAGCAGCGCAATGTGGATGCTTTGGATGAGGCTTGCCGGCGGTTGTTGGCTGAGCGGTTGGTGCCCTCTCATGGCGGGAACCCCACCCAGGTGGTCGTCACCGTCACCCAGACTGGTGGGCGGACTTTGCACACCGGGATCGAGCTGTCCCGCCGCCTGGTCGAGCAGCTGATGTGTGAGGCCGACCGCACCTACCTCGTGAAGCCCGAGGACCAGCCCGGCCGCGTCAGCCTCTTGACCGACACCCAGCAGCGACTCTTCCAGGGCAAGCTGCGCCGGTTGCTCGAGCTCAGAGACGGTGGCTGTGCGTTCCCCGGCTGTGACCGGCCACCCGGCTGGTGCCACGCCCACCACGTCACCCCCTGGAGTAAGGGCGGGCCCACTACCCGCGACAACGGGGTCCTGCTCTGCGGGTACCACCACCGACTCATCCACCAAGGCACCTGGCAAGTCCGCATCGCACTCGACGGATTACCCGAGTTCTTACCCCCCGACTGGATCGACCCCCACCAACAACCACTCCGCAACCACCGCCTCACCCCAGCCGCCTAA
- a CDS encoding DUF899 family protein has product MSKSGLPNVTDRASWQAELDALRLREKAHTRAGDALAAARRRLSMVEVDATIPLVGENGRVPLLAAFEGRGQLIAYFHMWHAGHDSAGQCEGCTYFNGQVRELSVLHSRDVTYATLCQGPYEPSVRYRNFMQWDVPWYSAQDSLQALLGDRPTAPSPLVFYVRDGNRVFETYWTSGRGLEPLAPSYGLLDRTVFGRREGWEDQPEGRPEPMWPDDVNPMRINGRPIAQWSRIAAGRDDTLA; this is encoded by the coding sequence ATGTCGAAGAGCGGACTGCCGAACGTGACGGACCGGGCGAGCTGGCAGGCAGAGCTCGACGCCCTGCGGCTGCGGGAGAAGGCGCACACCAGGGCGGGCGACGCGTTGGCGGCGGCGCGGCGGCGGCTGTCGATGGTGGAGGTCGACGCGACGATCCCGCTCGTCGGCGAGAACGGACGGGTGCCGCTGCTCGCCGCGTTCGAGGGTCGCGGCCAGCTGATCGCGTACTTCCACATGTGGCACGCCGGCCATGACTCCGCCGGTCAGTGCGAGGGCTGCACGTACTTCAACGGCCAGGTGCGCGAGCTGTCGGTGCTGCACTCGCGCGATGTCACGTACGCCACGCTGTGCCAGGGTCCGTACGAGCCGAGCGTGCGCTACCGGAACTTCATGCAATGGGACGTGCCGTGGTACTCCGCGCAGGACTCTTTGCAAGCCCTGTTGGGAGATCGGCCGACCGCACCGTCGCCGTTGGTGTTCTACGTACGAGACGGCAACCGGGTCTTCGAGACATACTGGACGAGCGGCCGCGGGCTGGAGCCGCTGGCCCCGAGCTACGGGCTGCTGGACCGGACCGTGTTCGGGCGCCGCGAGGGCTGGGAGGACCAGCCCGAGGGACGGCCGGAGCCGATGTGGCCGGACGACGTCAACCCGATGCGGATCAACGGGCGCCCGATCGCGCAGTGGTCCCGCATCGCCGCCGGCCGCGACGACACCCTCGCCTAA
- the pdxR gene encoding MocR-like pyridoxine biosynthesis transcription factor PdxR, giving the protein MAREWTTGVDLLLSLPPQLGRREGLERALREAIQSHRLSAGTRLPATRELATELGISRGTVVAAYDQLVAEGYLLSRHGVGTQVAELPAHWPAVAERSTDPRPGLSLAPGYPDLSRFPTTEWLRSMRRGLADAPAEVYGYGDPLGWRPLRIALAAYLGRARGVVCAPDQVMITSGSVHGLHLLARVLADEGRTTIAVEEPGWYFARDVVTRMGASVRPLTVDQDGVQVESLSDEDAVLLTPTHQFPTGVALSPERRRALVRWAEATGGVLIEDDYDGEFRFDRAPVGALQGTAPEHVCYVGSTSKALGPGLRLGWIVLPPRLVAPMVDLRLHTDMQTEALGQVALADFLASHAYDRHIRASRLRYRRRRDLLLAQLEASRADVTIAGISAGLHALLWLPEDTVESDVVAAAARRGLELSSLTEQCLPFTRQRPGLVIGYSRPTEHTYPTALSTLTRVLPRC; this is encoded by the coding sequence GTGGCACGTGAATGGACCACCGGGGTGGACCTGCTGCTCTCCCTCCCTCCGCAGCTCGGCCGCCGCGAGGGCCTCGAACGGGCGCTGCGCGAGGCGATCCAGTCGCACCGGCTCTCGGCCGGAACGAGGCTGCCGGCGACGCGAGAGCTCGCCACGGAGCTGGGCATCTCGCGGGGAACGGTGGTCGCCGCGTACGACCAACTCGTCGCCGAGGGCTACCTGCTCTCGCGGCACGGCGTGGGTACGCAGGTCGCCGAGCTGCCGGCCCACTGGCCGGCGGTCGCCGAACGCTCCACCGATCCCCGACCGGGCCTCAGCCTGGCTCCCGGCTACCCGGATCTGAGCCGCTTCCCCACGACCGAGTGGCTGCGTTCGATGCGTCGCGGGCTCGCCGACGCGCCGGCCGAGGTGTACGGCTACGGCGATCCGCTCGGCTGGCGCCCGCTGCGGATCGCGCTCGCCGCGTACCTCGGCCGTGCCCGCGGCGTGGTGTGCGCGCCCGACCAGGTGATGATCACGTCGGGATCGGTGCACGGGCTGCACCTGCTCGCCCGGGTCCTCGCCGACGAGGGGCGGACGACGATCGCCGTCGAAGAGCCCGGCTGGTACTTCGCGCGCGACGTCGTCACCCGGATGGGCGCCTCGGTTCGCCCGCTGACCGTCGACCAGGACGGCGTGCAGGTCGAGTCGTTGAGCGACGAGGACGCGGTGCTGTTGACGCCGACGCACCAGTTCCCGACGGGTGTCGCGCTCAGCCCCGAACGCCGGCGCGCGCTCGTGCGCTGGGCCGAGGCGACGGGCGGGGTGCTGATCGAGGACGACTACGACGGCGAGTTCCGCTTCGACCGCGCGCCCGTCGGCGCGTTGCAGGGCACGGCTCCCGAGCACGTCTGTTACGTCGGGAGTACGTCGAAGGCGCTCGGCCCGGGGCTCCGGCTCGGATGGATCGTGCTGCCTCCGCGGCTCGTCGCGCCGATGGTCGATCTCCGTCTGCACACGGACATGCAGACCGAGGCGCTCGGCCAGGTGGCGCTGGCGGACTTCCTCGCCAGCCACGCGTACGACCGGCACATCCGCGCGTCCCGGCTGCGCTACCGACGCCGCCGCGACCTGCTGCTGGCCCAGCTCGAGGCGAGCCGCGCGGACGTCACCATCGCCGGCATCTCCGCCGGGTTGCACGCGCTGCTGTGGCTTCCCGAGGACACCGTCGAGAGCGATGTCGTCGCCGCGGCCGCGCGGCGCGGGCTCGAGCTCAGCAGCCTCACCGAGCAGTGCCTCCCGTTCACCCGCCAACGCCCCGGCCTCGTGATCGGCTACAGCCGCCCGACCGAGCACACGTACCCGACCGCCCTGTCCACCCTCACCCGCGTCCTCCCCCGCTGCTAG
- a CDS encoding DUF2461 family protein has translation MGGRFTGWPEQAYDVLLKLEGDPPMAVRESVRDERERLVRQPMVALMQDLADADACYRKFVVPSLGLTLWPWQRQVGFVRAERNFDQRVWLDLDGMYVEACWWMFNPGSYTSPWREAYMTAVADDTSGPELVGIVETLRQQGYDLGGEQLERIPKSYPGDHPRALLLRDADHPRAGLLRHRSLVAGRHLGSENWLHKPEAADRVLAAFEELRPMASWFADHVPGDAHRYPS, from the coding sequence ATGGGTGGACGATTCACCGGCTGGCCAGAGCAGGCGTACGACGTGCTGCTGAAGCTCGAAGGTGACCCGCCCATGGCCGTCCGGGAGAGCGTTCGCGACGAGCGGGAGCGGCTCGTACGTCAGCCGATGGTCGCGCTCATGCAGGATCTCGCCGACGCGGACGCCTGCTACCGCAAGTTCGTCGTTCCGAGCCTCGGCCTCACGCTCTGGCCGTGGCAACGACAGGTTGGCTTCGTCCGGGCCGAGCGCAACTTCGACCAGCGGGTCTGGCTCGACCTCGACGGGATGTACGTCGAGGCGTGCTGGTGGATGTTCAACCCTGGCTCGTACACCAGCCCTTGGCGCGAGGCCTACATGACGGCCGTCGCCGACGACACGTCGGGGCCGGAGCTGGTCGGCATCGTCGAGACGCTGCGACAGCAGGGCTACGACCTCGGCGGTGAGCAGCTGGAACGGATCCCGAAGAGCTACCCGGGCGACCATCCGCGAGCCCTGCTGCTGAGGGACGCCGACCATCCGCGGGCCGGGCTGCTGCGGCACCGCAGCCTGGTCGCCGGACGGCACCTCGGATCCGAGAACTGGCTACACAAACCCGAGGCGGCCGATCGGGTGCTCGCGGCGTTCGAGGAGCTGCGGCCGATGGCGTCGTGGTTCGCCGACCACGTGCCGGGCGACGCCCACCGGTACCCGTCCTAG
- a CDS encoding STAS domain-containing protein, whose protein sequence is MHMDANVVFLTVVEDGSPAVIATPEGDFGESDAIDLMAQLLGVLARNPRHLVLDLSHVTAMDPTVVRALDLVEKQAAEVGCDYRLANPTPVVATALHAVHRPSVARRTGSSRLDAVAVARRLARRRAVLHN, encoded by the coding sequence ATGCATATGGACGCGAACGTCGTCTTCCTCACCGTTGTCGAGGACGGCTCTCCGGCTGTGATCGCGACGCCGGAGGGCGACTTCGGCGAATCCGACGCCATCGACCTGATGGCTCAACTTCTGGGCGTACTCGCGCGGAATCCGCGGCATCTCGTCCTCGACCTCTCGCACGTGACCGCGATGGACCCGACTGTCGTGCGGGCCCTCGACCTGGTCGAGAAGCAGGCCGCCGAGGTGGGGTGCGACTACCGCCTCGCCAACCCAACCCCGGTCGTGGCGACCGCGCTGCACGCGGTGCACCGCCCGAGCGTCGCGCGCCGTACGGGCAGCAGCCGCCTCGACGCCGTCGCCGTAGCCCGCCGCCTCGCCCGCCGCCGCGCGGTCCTGCACAACTAA